Below is a genomic region from Dioscorea cayenensis subsp. rotundata cultivar TDr96_F1 chromosome 14, TDr96_F1_v2_PseudoChromosome.rev07_lg8_w22 25.fasta, whole genome shotgun sequence.
NNNNNNNNNNNNNNNNNNNNNNNNNNNNNNNNNNNNNNNNNNNNNNNNNNNNNNNNNNNNNNNNNNNNNNNNNNNNNNNNNNNNNNNNNNNNNNNNNNNNNNNNNNNNNNNNNNNNNNNNNNNNNNNNNNNNNNNNNNNNNNNNNNNNNNNNNNNNNNNNNNNNNNNNNNNNNNNNNNNNNNNNNNNNNNNNNNNNNNNNNNNNNNNNNNNNNNNNNNNNNNNNNNNNNNNNNNNNNNNNNNNNNNNNNNNNNNNNNNNNNNNNaaaaaaatttataagaacttaaacataatattatataaaaaaacctattataaaattaaatgaaaagtaCCAATAGCatggtaaataaatatttataaaaatataatatttaaaaaaaaagcttttttttttactgtaaaCTTCTTAAAAGATAAGCATTTAAAGGGTATTTGTTAAAATAGAAATTGccatgataataaaataattaacaatgatCAGAAAGTGTCAGTTAATACAATTGCTCCTATTAATACACaagttgtttctattttttaaatttttaatttgcataTATGTTTATTATGATTCCAAATTTACTgtgattaattatattatttacttttacaaATAACCTCTATAATTCTCCAACCAGAAAAAATATTCTCTCGGcatattattcatttaatattacttaataaattataattatccTAAACATCAAAGCTTCAATGCAACTcttctataatttttataagGACATGAAAGCCAACAATTcatataattcataaaaaaaatttataattttctttcatcATAAAAGTACATTCGATACTTGTAAGtcgtttttttttcctcatttttatGGTTAATAACTACAAAATTAGATCAAAACTTAGTTAAAAATTACAAGTTCTTTCTATAttgaaaattctaatttaaaaaaaaaacatatataatcacTGTTTTTccacaccatttttttttttttccacaccATATTCATCAACACGGTCACTagaaatttcttatttaaatacttgattaaaaagttaaaaacactcaaaaaccTCTTCTCTTCCCAGGATTCAAAGCAGCATAAGCAAAATCAGATCACAAAACACACCACATCTTCCAAGATTTCTCAATAAACAtgggaaaacaaaaaagaacataCTTGATAATGAGGAGACGAAGGAAAAGAGATGATCAACCGGTGTAGATGTGGACGCGGAGGGCGAGGATGAGAACGGAGAAGATCGCGAAGAAGATGAGGGTGTGGATGAAGACGGCCTTCCCGTTGGTCCGCATGCTCCCAAAGTCCACGCCACGACGGGTTCCGGGAAGCTCGAAGAGCAAGCCCGGCGATAGCAACACGAACAGCAACACGCCGATCACCACCGGCGCCCAATCCGCCATTGATTGAAAGAGATCGAGAGTGAGATTGAGAATGAGAGAGAAAcggaaaaaatggaaaaaagggCGAAAAGTGAAGAGGGGAAAAGGACTAGTCGTTTTTAATGGCGCTTTGGAATTCGATGCCCGGAATTCAAAAGcgtttgaaattttattaattaatcgTGGCGAGAGACAAAGGCGGTTCCTGAGGCCATTATTGGAAATTCGTGTAAATTATTtgtctaaattttatttagtgcctcaaaatatatgttatttttaaaaaaatttattttaaaatagttgtTATTCCACAATATTAagataatatttgttttttttttattttatctatttttaatttttttaattttataaataaaaaaataatatttataattaaaaaattcatagttttaagaaaaagataatttagtaatttaattattttttatgttaaacttaaaataatttaataatatttttaattcttgtataacatttttaaaggacatacatttaaaaataaaaagagtaaaaaaattgaaattattcaGCTGATTTGTCTAAATATGTGATTATTCgctttttaaattgttttgattgaaaaacaaatattattattttacttattttgtgtGGAATCGTTGTAATTAgtgtttgtttataaataagtaatGTTTATTGAATTGGTATGGATTAAGAGTggctttttttatgaaattactaGGACCTCACACTGTTGTGTACTATGTTGAGTTGAATAACTTATTATCTAATaagattaaataatttgttagtaattaaataatcattGTGAATTATTGTAACTACAGTGCTTTTTCACTTTGCCTTTTCAAGCCGAACAATTATAGGAGCATCTATTTTCTAAAcattaaatccaaaaataatttgatattactaataagaaataacaaaaaagggcgacattttttccttttaaattgaaaatatttattttaaaaaattaaaataaattttgtactATCGTTTTAGCTTAATAAATctgtgatttatccacatttaattttaaaaaaaaaaaaattaaaataaaaggtgaaattgtgttaaaaaaacaaaaacaaaaacaatatatatatatatttaaaatactaaaaacaaAACCCATGTGAGAGTTATGTACATCAAGCATCTCTGCTGGTCCATCATCTCTAGTTTCCAAGAAACTAATTTATTaccaatattaataatattattatatacatatgcaaaataattaataataaataaataaacctaaTTTGCCCCCAGATTTGGAATTTCCCAATTTGCAATTTaagagggaaaagaaaaaaaaaaagcatctaATTAATCCCAAAGCAAAGGCGATGCCCAAATGCATagtcaacaaacacaacaatcTCATAAAAAACTAATAAGATATTATAATCACAAGCCAAGTGTTTGAACAAATGCCTGAGAGAAAGACGAGATCGGAGAGGTCGATCAGGAGCCGATGTACATGTGGACGCGGACGGCGAGGAGGAAGATGGAGATAAGAGCGAAGTAGATGAGGGAGTGGACTAAGATGGAAGCGCCGCTGGTGTGAAGCGTGCCGAACTCCGCCATCCGGTTCTTACCCGGGATCTGGACGAGAAGTCCCGGCGAAAGCACCACGAAGAGCACCACCGCCACGAAGACTGGTCCCCAATCCGCCATCGATCTACCTCGATTGATCAATGGAATTGGGAATAGATGATGGATCTCTAAAAAGGAGAAGGATTTGAGTGGGGGCTTTTGggggaaaaagagaagagaatgaGTGGGAGATGAGGAGTGGAGATCCGAAACCCTGACCTCGCATCcaccttaaatttttttttttatattatttccttttttttttgtgggttttTATATCTGAGTCCTTGGaattcttgatatttgaattagTTTGCATGGATTTCACGTGTGTAGAGGTTGGCgggtcttttttttatttatgtttgagTACCCAACCtagggggcgttcatttcactGTAAGTGAGGGGAAGTCAGGAAGTGAGGAAAGTGTCATTTCCCTGAAGAGGGaagaagtgatatcacttccaggaCTTATGTGTTCATTTGTtagaaagtgagaatagaaccgAAGAATTTAAGTGTTGGATGAAGTTCTATAAGTTCAAGAAAGACTTTAgaagtgaaaaataaattagtttttttatagattgatCCCACTTCCCACTTgcgtaaagaaaaaaatactaaagtgAGCTTAGTTCAAAAATCCACTTTTGGTCGGGAGTGGGGAAGTCGCCACTTTTTCCCACTTCAACGACAAACGAGCCAAAAGTGGGGAAAATTTGACTCACTTTTCCCCGAAAATGAACGCCCCACAAGCCCTCCAAGCCCTTTTATTGGATGAGTGAATGGGCTTTGTAATCCAACTATGAATCTGATCCATTTAGGAGGTCCACTCCAACACATGTATCTGTGTTATAATAGACCTGACCAAATCCGGGTTACCCACACAAGCCCGAAGGTCCGTCCGAAAAATGAGAGggtttggacaaatatataaggcCCGATGTCCAGccttggataaaaaaaaaacacattttaaAAATGGGCCGGGTTTGGTTTTCATTATTAATAGTCTGGTCCGGCCCggttcaaattataaaatatatttattaattagttttgtatatacttatatatataatggtttgaatttctattgattatttattaattagttttgtatatacttatatgatatatatttattgtatattgTCGTTGATTATAatagtttgaattttagttatTGTAATTGGATACATATTtacatttggtattttaattttttagtgttttatagaataatatttggtcatattaacatattaatattattgttaagtttttttataagttatatattatttgataaaaaaccTACTTGGGCTGGCTTAAGCATGCCTTGGGTAGAGGTCATTAAATTTGGGTGGGTTCTGACAAGAATTAAGGCCCAGATTTTCTGGCTAGGTCGGGCTTAGACAAgtttaaattttagtaattatagaTAAAGCCCGGCCCAGACAGGGCCATGGACAGGTCTAGTGTTatagatttttacaaatttgGATAAGACTTATTTTAAGAACAGGCAAAGGTAAAGAGCTAAGCTCTATAATACTTATATGAGTTGATATTCAAACCTACCtccaaaatgaaagaaataccCTATATACAAGAGAATCGATGTTAATAAACTATACAGTTgttgattttataaaattttattgcaaaataaattattaatgatGATTATAATAGAACACTTGACATTTCATTAACTCCTCTATGCAAATAGCTGaagtaaaaaaattgaaatttcaaatacaTACCGTGGTTTACCAACatttcttaataaataaattattaaattgagcAAAACTACACCCGGTTTGCAATTTTAAGTAGCTTTAAAACAGTGTGATTACTAGAAATGAcctaagaagttttttttttttttgaagtaataAGTAAGTCAATCCATTTATTTCATAATCCGTTTATAATAAACTCAAACTAAGCTAAAAAGAGTTGTGTCTGAACTATCTACTGTTTAGGTCATAGTTTGACCTTTTAGTACtgtagtttgattttttttttttttacaaggaaaaaataataataactttttttaataagttttactttaaaaaaataataataatagtcaaAACATgggtaaatatcttgagtggGTACTATACTATAGTCAAATTTCACTTTgagcatcaaacttcaatttgtatcatttcgGTTATCCAACTTCAATTTGGTTTCACTGGACGATTACCAAGAGGTTTCTGGGAGGAATTTGATGATCTTGTTGCCAGAATTGCCTTGTCCATAGCAATTAACGATGTCATCTACTAATGTGTGTATGCCACATCATCAACAATGTCCATGTTACCACCTATTATGTACACGAGGACATCATTGAATTGCATAATAGGTGACTATATTGACATCGTTGATGATGGGATATGTAGCCACAATAGATAACCCCATGAATTGCTACTGACAATGCAATTCTCGTAGCATCATTATTAAATTCCTCTAAAAAGTCTCTTAGTACCCGCTCAGTGAAACCAAATTGAAGTTGGATAACTGAaatgattcaaattaaaatttgatgtttaaaGTGAAAATTGACCATAGTACAGTACCCACTCAAGATATATGCCCGTCAAAACATATTTAACAATCTTGTGAAATATGGTTGACAAAGGATAACAATTGTTTTATTGTAGTCGAGCCACCTCATCAGACATAAAATAAGGAAAGTGAAGGGATTGAGATTTTTTACCGTTCTCATTCTTCACAAGCTAATAGCAccattaaagaaaattaacaagtttcttatctttttcaatagaaatacaataatatttttagattgataAAATTGCTTAATTGTATCaacttatataataaaataatacttaGAAATTAGGGGTGTGTCCAACAAAGTACTTGAACTGATTTTCAGAACCGGAtcaaacatattttattttttggatagGCAAAAGGTCGATAATCGGGTATCAATTTTTAAGTATCTGGTTTAAActgaattaaatattaattttttggttccaaatttaagttttgcttaatttaaaatgaatttttttataaattatttcatataaaatcaaattttgtttttaattattattgtttaaataatcaataaaacatgGAGTAGAATTTTTTTCCGGTTCATAATTAACTAGTTtgatgaatataaataaaaataatttttttaataatatataatttaacacacttaatattattcaaattaactaATGATAATGATGTAacttaactttttatatttttttagaaatcaaataaataagttaCTGGATTACAAATGAAAGAATCTTTTAGGTCTAAACattttgaatataatattaaattatcatatatatatatatatataatggatttGTTATCTAGCTTTTTGTTCTCCTCGACCTTATATCGCTTCATCTCAAAAAAATCCTGCGATAAAAACTTTGATCATTGGATTGTGTTATTCACCCTTACTTAGAGTATATTCATTGTGGGCAAGTGGCGAAATAACAAGTTAAGgtgaaatttcaattttattttattttattttattttattttgagaaagcGCAATGTCACGAACCCAGGGGACGAACACGTGGGGAGCGAAAGACTCACCACCGaaccgtgccctcaccttgcccgagatggggatcgaactcgaGAGCCACGCCGACACTCGAGCGAACACCCCTATGCAGTGAGACGCCGATCgatcaaattttatttgtttctaaagaaacatctttatttttttctaaaaaaacatcatatttttttatatatatatatatatatatatatatatatatatatatatatatatatatatattatattctaaTTCAACAGAAGCTAGAAGAGATGATAAATATAGTGATAAGTGTCTTTGCAAAACGTGAAAAGGTATTTTTAATCTCTTGATTATAGATATAATTTAGAGACCTAAACTAAGAAATCATGCATAGTGGAACTATATGCCCAACATTTGGATAGATATCTGTTAGTTCCGTCTGTGTATTTTAGAACTAACTTGTAATCAAGACATTTATGCAGCGTGGTTCTTTATAATGAAGTTTTAATGTTTGATTATTTCTTTAGTAGAAAGTTACATTCTCATAAAACCATATTTTGCATAAAAGGATGAGGTTTGTTCATTGTTCAACACATTCCTTAGCAATCTAAACTCACTCCCACTAATAAACCATATAttgatatacatacatacatacatatatatatatatatatatatatatatatatatatatataattaacctattgaaataaatgacaaatgataacaaaaataatctgaattattattatttttttttgataaatatggataaaccacagatttattaaaaaaaagacaacagtACAAGGAGAAACATAGTAACAAGGAAAGAGTCATCACTCACCAGAGATGATGAGGAACAAAGAAAgcgaaaacagtaaaaaaaaaacagacagAGTAAGTGAGCTTAGGAGATGAAAGATGTCGTCTGACATCTCAGGCCTACTAAGACGAGCAACATGAGCATCTACTCCTAAGCAGTACCGATGTCTTGATCACCAGCAGAGGTGGATTCTCTAGCGCTGAGGAAGTTGAGTGCGCGCTTGATTTTTTGGGTTGCTTCATTGAGGGGTTGCTGGTGCCTATCAGCTGCTAGTACATTTTAATATCATATaatcattttgttattattttgaacTAAAATTTTCTCTGCCTTGGATGATCTGTGGATGCTCAGTGGGAATGGGCTTAAAGTTTTCAAATGGGATGTTTGACCTTCGGGAGCAATGCTGGTAATAAAAAGCAATCTTGGACGGGACATGCCTGCGGCCAAGGAGTTTACCATTTTAGTTTACCATTTTGCCCTTACTATTTGCCGTATTGGAGTAAGTTGGCCAAACGGTTAAAGTGATTTTACTATTATGCCCTTAATGTTGAGCAACATCAACAGTGTATTCTGTCGACCGAGAGGGTCTTTTCCATTTTGGTTCTACTTGCGCATTATAGTCTTCCACTTCAGGTTGTATGTTGTGAGCTCTTCTTTGTCATGTTAAAGTAGCTGATCGAACAAGTATACGTGATTAGTGTTGCAGAGTAGGGAAAAGAGATGGCCGGCT
It encodes:
- the LOC120275344 gene encoding uncharacterized protein LOC120275344, whose protein sequence is MADWGPVFVAVVLFVVLSPGLLVQIPGKNRMAEFGTLHTSGASILVHSLIYFALISIFLLAVRVHMYIGS